The following coding sequences lie in one Halogeometricum rufum genomic window:
- a CDS encoding ATP-binding protein encodes MSGESRGAVASGGLVVAGIGFLLTRSATAASTAGGTSAPFLVGKLPFLVVGLSLSLFGVVLAVSRWGRTHGWTVARWCLLGTAATGVAIGASLLGTELAGTQTSTATRALGFDLLLTGAVGGALTGVQASRRHAQERDLTERTARLTLLNRILRHEVLNGVNVVRGYAGLVGEGSDDGQSPDAGRVIERSADRIGDAVGEVTALSRPDRTSPVAVQSVLDGRVAAAVERHPDAEFTVEGDATGVDVCATDRVADLFDHLLRNAVEHNPAGTPRVTVRVEATWRTVRVTVADDGPGLPAPQRRILLDGSLPEYDDPSAGFGLTVVRLLAEESEATVGLGAGVDGEGTAVSLTFRRHRTPDGRSPAVDAGVSKRRIRDVGVAATVAGVAMGLLLESLQGAIPVIGSLYGVSTPLVGWTTHQFHSLVFGVGFAALLGTPRLARYRDRLSVVTLVGAGYGAVLSFVAAGVVMPLWFRTLGVPAPLPNLSAVGLVGHLVWGATLGAVFALLDR; translated from the coding sequence ATGTCCGGGGAAAGTCGGGGGGCCGTCGCGTCCGGCGGCCTCGTCGTCGCCGGGATCGGGTTCTTGCTCACGCGGTCGGCGACGGCCGCGTCGACGGCCGGCGGGACGTCCGCGCCGTTCCTCGTCGGGAAACTGCCGTTTCTCGTCGTCGGCCTGAGTCTCAGCCTGTTCGGCGTCGTCCTCGCGGTGAGCAGGTGGGGGCGCACGCACGGGTGGACCGTCGCGCGGTGGTGCCTGCTCGGGACGGCGGCGACGGGCGTCGCAATCGGTGCCTCGCTGTTGGGGACCGAACTCGCCGGGACGCAGACGAGTACGGCCACGCGGGCACTCGGGTTCGACCTGCTCCTGACCGGCGCCGTCGGCGGCGCTCTCACCGGCGTGCAGGCGTCGCGCCGGCACGCGCAGGAACGCGACCTGACGGAGCGAACGGCGCGGCTGACGCTCCTGAACCGCATCCTCAGACACGAGGTCCTGAACGGCGTCAACGTCGTCCGCGGCTACGCCGGCCTCGTCGGCGAGGGGTCCGACGACGGGCAGTCGCCGGACGCGGGGCGCGTCATCGAACGGAGCGCCGACCGCATCGGCGACGCCGTCGGCGAGGTGACGGCGCTCTCGCGGCCCGACCGGACCAGTCCCGTCGCGGTGCAGTCCGTCCTCGACGGGCGCGTCGCGGCCGCGGTCGAACGCCACCCCGATGCCGAGTTCACCGTCGAGGGCGACGCGACGGGCGTCGACGTCTGCGCGACCGACCGGGTCGCCGACCTGTTCGACCACCTGCTCCGCAACGCCGTCGAGCACAACCCGGCCGGAACCCCGCGCGTGACCGTGCGCGTCGAAGCGACGTGGCGCACGGTCCGCGTCACCGTCGCCGACGACGGTCCCGGACTGCCCGCCCCGCAGCGTCGCATCCTGCTCGACGGGTCGCTCCCGGAGTACGACGACCCGAGCGCCGGGTTCGGACTCACCGTCGTGCGCCTCCTCGCCGAGGAGTCGGAGGCGACGGTCGGACTCGGCGCCGGCGTCGACGGCGAGGGCACGGCGGTGTCGCTCACGTTCCGGCGGCACCGAACCCCCGACGGTCGGTCGCCCGCCGTCGACGCCGGCGTCTCGAAGCGACGGATTCGCGACGTGGGCGTCGCGGCCACCGTGGCCGGCGTCGCGATGGGACTCCTCTTGGAGTCCCTGCAGGGGGCGATTCCCGTCATCGGGTCGCTGTACGGCGTCTCGACGCCGCTGGTCGGGTGGACGACCCACCAGTTCCACAGCCTCGTCTTCGGCGTCGGCTTCGCGGCCCTCCTCGGGACGCCGCGCCTCGCGCGCTACCGCGACCGCCTGAGCGTCGTCACCCTCGTCGGCGCGGGGTACGGCGCGGTGCTGTCGTTCGTCGCGGCGGGCGTCGTGATGCCGCTCTGGTTCCGCACGCTCGGCGTCCCCGCACCGCTTCCGAACCTCTCCGCGGTTGGTCTCGTCGGTCACCTCGTGTGGGGCGCGACGCTCGGCGCCGTGTTCGCGCTTCTGGACCGCTGA
- the hjc gene encoding Holliday junction resolvase Hjc: MSSNRKGDRRERELVNRLDEAGFAVMRAPASGSATERELPDVLAGNGDVFYAIEAKASSGQPIYLQGEEVEALIYFAQNFGAKSRIAVRFDREDWYFFHPGDLYVTDGGNYRVKKETALAEGEPFDSFVGGPSQSRLTDVEEA; encoded by the coding sequence ATGTCCTCGAACCGAAAGGGCGACCGCAGGGAACGCGAACTCGTCAACAGACTCGACGAAGCCGGGTTCGCGGTCATGCGCGCCCCGGCGTCCGGAAGCGCGACGGAACGCGAACTGCCGGACGTCCTCGCGGGCAACGGCGACGTGTTCTACGCCATCGAGGCGAAGGCGAGTTCCGGGCAACCCATCTACCTCCAGGGCGAGGAGGTGGAGGCCCTCATCTACTTCGCGCAGAACTTCGGCGCGAAGTCCCGCATCGCGGTCCGGTTCGACCGGGAGGACTGGTACTTCTTCCACCCCGGCGACCTGTACGTGACCGACGGCGGCAACTACCGCGTGAAGAAGGAGACGGCGCTGGCGGAGGGGGAACCGTTCGACTCGTTCGTCGGCGGCCCGTCGCAGAGTCGACTGACCGACGTCGAGGAGGCGTAG